CTTTCTCTCTATAAGAACGGTGCGTTCCGAGATGTGAAGTGGGAGAGAGGGGATTTCATAATTGGGGTTTTGAATAAGAcgaccttttcatttttcattcttattACTTTTTCAATATGAAAAAGTAATAAGAATGAGAGGTGTTAAGCTTTTTATCATCCTGGCGTCGAGCTATTTTGCCGCAGGACCTCTCCTACAGTATCGTCACCGCAGTAGAGTTTAACCACCAAGTTCGGGATGGATTGGTGTTGTTCCTCTACGCCTAGGACACCAGAATATTGAACCATGAACGAAGAAAGGCGTGCGAGAAAAGGAAAAGCATATTGGCTAGTGATTATGAGGCCCCAATTCTTGACTGGAGGGGACACCAAAGGCCTCCGCCCTTCCATCCCATGGATAGATAGAGAGGGAGGGCAGAGCTTTTGGTTTTTTCATGTTGTCAAAGAGTTGAACAATAGATTTTTCGTGTTGTCAAAGAGTTGAACAATGAAAATAGATGGCGAGTGCCTGATCGAATTGATCGGGTCATGTAGGAACAAGGTTCAAGTCATCACTGCACTTCCACTTGACACCTATCGTAATGATAAACGGCTCGTCTCGCCGTGACCTCTTGAATTCTCAAAACTTCTGTCACTCGATCCCCGCAGGGACAGAGAACCCCTTGCCGTCTCGGCTGTGCTACCGGAGGCTCTGGGGAAGTCGGAATAGGAGAGCACTCATCTTGGGGTGGGCTTACTACTTAGATGCTTTCAGCAGTTATCCGCTCCGCACTTGGCTACCCAGCGTTTACCGTGGGCACGATAACTGGTACACCAGAGGTGCGTCCTTCCCGGTCCTCTCGTACTAGGGAAAGGTCCTTTCAATGCTCTAACGCCCACACCGGATATGGACCGAACTGCTCATTGTCCACATGGACAACATATACTTATGAACATTCTTGTACAGGAAGTACAAGGATAAACTGTTAGTGGTAGTTTTCAAAGAGACCGGAAAGTTGTTCGTCTTACTTTTACCCTCGTAGAGTAAGAGGTAAAGAAGGTTTGGGTAGCGTGACATTTGAAAAATGGTTAGACCAAACCAAATCGTAAACATATCATTGATTCCATATTCGACATATCGCCTAGAATTTTTACAGAAAAACTAGGGATAATCATAAATTACAATATGTTAAACCACAATATCATGTTCCAAGATTGTAGTTGCAATATATTGAACAACTTTctatataaaaactttaaaagaagTAAGCCATACGAAAAGTAGACACACATGAAGATGTTCATAACCAGACTAAGACcagaactctttttttttttttaaataattctgAGCTGGAACCCAATTAAATGGTTTCATCGTTCACCAAATAGTCAAAAGACATTAAAACGGATAATATATAGTAGCTTTAGGATTAATCCTCCCCTCTACCCGACTTAAGCTTCGTTTGGGTTCTACTGAGACCACGTTTCAATGTTTTTTTAATGTAATCTCACTAGAACAACAGTCTGGATGATCACAGTGAAATCCTTTTACTGCACCACAGATATTCTTTCCCACTAACCTTGTACCAAAATTTTGTGCTACATTttgcaaaatattataattaaatataaataattaactcaatataaaatcatataataatgTTTACCAATTGAATATCAAAACTAAACACACATTCTTTTATTAGTcacattaattaattttaatttcactaCACCGATTACTGTAGTGGCCAAGTAATCTCTAACTTATCTCACCATtcgatttattgaatttttacgACCAAAGAAATCGGTTTATCGACTCAATTTTGAATAGAAACTCAATAGCAGGAAAATTCTTAAGATTTTAGTGCGAATAAAAAATAGGCTGGCTGACATGGCAATATCTCATTGGCCGAAAATTTGACATTTACGCTAGTGTAATAAAAATTATAGGTATCAATACCCAATTGGGAGATAAGATGCGATTCAAGAGCTAAATGGCTTAAGTATATTCTACGAAAACATTAAACAAAGTAACAAATTCATACACAGAAAACAAATATGTCCAATGCCCTACTTCGATTaacctatttatttaaaaatatatcaatctaagatatacaaaatatattttaaagctGATTAAATGCTTCACTTAggaaaaataatattagtatGAGAAAATGAATATAACCAAACATCTTATAATGACCCGAATCAAATCGGAACAATGAACACCTTCAAATCATAAAATATCCCTAAATGatttctcaaattcaaatataaaatcaaaactaaaaaaactaaGCTCACAAGAAGCAATAGGTTGTATACCATAAACAAATAGGTCAAGTTCCAACGCTAAATCTTTCCATACACTTTACCAGTTACCAAAGCAGATAGCACTCTAGAAGAAATGGTCTAAGCAAACAACCATATCCAGAATggtattttcaaataatttttgttaaacaatcatacattccATTCCTTACCGTCTGCCACCGATCATTGCTGAGCGCATTGCACTCTTTGGGCACCACCATGCATGTCATCATCTTCCTCATAAGCCTCTTGAGCTGCTTGCGCCTGCTTCCTACGCATCTCTTCCTCAATGTTGACATCATATAGAGTTGTTTCCTCACACTCATCCAGCTCCATGTCTGTCAGCTGGACTGAGGCCCTCGAAGGTAGCACAGCCTCGAGTGCCTTGCACTGCTCGGGGGCCAAGGAGTCAGGAAAATCAACGGTAAAGTGAATGTATAGTTTACCCCTCATGAATGGCCTTTGATACATAGGCATCCCTTCATCATTTATGGCCTTGCATTGATCTAAGGTATACAAAACAAAAGTAAAGATCAATACCATATCACTTAACACGCCAGTAAAAAGATCATTGTCAATTAACAAACGAGGGATCATTAAACAAACATCAATTAGAAAGATCAATACCCACAAACACATGAACAGGGTTCATTTGAAGTCTGATGATAGACATCAATACCActcaaaaatattgaaaatgcagacattcatcatataaataaaaaatgcagCAGTTTATGCAAGATGCCAGAAATTAGACACTTACCAGGCTTAACCACTTCACCAGGATGGGTCTTAATGAGAAGTTGCCTACCATCTAGGTGGGTCAGTATAAACTGGAAGCCGCAAACTGCCTCAGTAAGTGTCAACGTATGTTCTACAAATAAGTCATCACCCTTTCGTTTAAATTTTGGATGATCTTTCTGTTGGAGGACAAATACAATATCCCCAGTAACTGTGTCGGGCTGCAAACAATTAGCAAACAATCAAGTTAGCAACAGCAAGAAAGCTGGATTCAACGATGTGCAACAAAATGCAAGCCTattaaaattgcaaaaaaaaaaaaaaaaaaaaacaagagagaAAATTTTCATCCTTACTGCTTCATCTGCTTCTCCAGGGAAAGTAATCTTCTGTCCGTTCTGCATACCCTTTTCAACATTAACCTCCAAGACTTTCTTCTCCTGAACAACCTTCTCACCTTTGCATTGGGGGCAAAGGTCCTTATCGTTGATGGTCTCACCAGTACCCTTACAATCATTGCAAGGGTGCTGCATCTGTTGGATCATGGAAGGACCAAGGTGTCTGATGGAGACTTTCATTCCTGAACCTTGACAACCAGAACATTTCATTGATGCACCTGATTTAGACCCTTTCctgcaaattttaaaacattttctgTTAACATGGACCAAATAAAAACAGTCGAACCGCTATGCCACTCCACAGATGTTACTCAACAGAAGTACTCACCCCTTGCACTTGGAGCAAATTATGTTGCGTGAAAGAGAAAGCTTTTTGGAAATCCCATTATAGAGATCTTCCAAAGAAACCTTTAGGGGATGAATTACATCCTCTCCCCTTCTTTGTCTTCGGCCTCGGCTGCTACCACCACCTGAACAAGCAACAAGGATTTTAGCTCAAAtcttaacaaattttaataaataacaaaaaaactaATCAACAAAATAGAAACAGTATTAATTTGAAGCCTCACCACCAAAAGGATTGCCACCAAAGAAGGATTGGAAGATATCAAATGGATCATGGGCACCACCGCCTCCACCCATTCCTTCTTTAAGGGCGTCCTCGCCATACTGATCATATATCTCACGCTTCTCTGGGTCACTCAGCACCTCATAAGCTTGAGCCAACTCTTTAAACTGAATTCCAAACACACAGCACACAATCCTTATCAAATCGTCTATAACTTAAACACGACTATGAATGACACAATACAAACAGCCATGCCCAGTTTCTAGACAAGTCAAAAACCTCAACATATTCTAAAAATCTTAACccaaatttttaacaatttgcAAAAACACAACCATAATCTTAGAAGGAGAAATTGAACATACCCGAATCAGCCATATACCCCCATCCAAACACTCACATCCAAGTCAAAGTCAGAGCAACATAGCTCAAAACCCATAATTTTAATCGTTTCAAAAACAAGCATAACCAAACAAGCTACTTTCTGTACAAGTCAACAACAGACATACAAAGAACCAATCCATTCTATAGCTAATGGGACTTCAATTTTATCAACCTCTTAACCCAATTGTTGACCAATTACTTAAAACAAAGCATGAAATccaaaaaaagaactaaatcaaaGCATAAGCCAATAGATCAGTTCATAAGTCGCTGACTCAACACGAAGAATCaacaaaaccaaacaaaaccCAGACTATTGAACCACAAAATCAACCCAAGAATCAATGAAAAAAATCAACCTTTTCAGGATCACCGCCTTTATCAGGATGATTCTTAATTGCAGCTTTTCTATAAGCCTTCTTCAAATCATCTTGGGAAGCGGTTTTGGGCACTCCCAATATCTCATAGTATTTAGTATTATCGCTTTTCTTTGGTGCTCTCCCGAACATTTTTTTGTCAGATCAGATcctaaaatcaaacaaaaaaatcaataaataccAACAAAAAATTAAGAACATAGAAGAAAAAGTATGAGATTTAAAAGAGAGAGAACTGACAGATCTTGAAGAGATATGCGAGGGTTGAAGAGAGCCACAGGGCGCACGCGAGACGGCTAGATGGAGAGAAACACAGAAGGGCTTAAGTGAAGAATACGTGTTGTAAGAGACCTATTTATATAAGGGAATAATGGACGGTCCAGATCTAAAGTTGAAACTCTTTTGAGAGGTAAGTGAGAGGTGGTGTTTATTTTCACTCGCTTTGGAATTTGGTATAGAAGGATCTAGAATTGTACACTGCTTCACGCTTGGTAttggaataaataaattaaattgaaaaaaaaagttatattgttCTCCTAtctatttttttagtaatatgtaaaaataataaataaaagtgatattataatacatttatcacattaaattttaaaaaataattaataaatttaaaatttatcatttaattagaattaaattttttaaatttaaaaaatttaaaaattaaaactaatcaaattaaaatatcaatattaaattTACAACTTACGTGACTAATaacacaatttagtccatataaatcaaaataaaaatttcttttaatgagtttgaaattctattaattttttatttaataaaaatattgcaACAACCTAAGCATTTAGATAACTTCTTatggattattttttaaaattttaaattgattttgtttaaaatgtatatttgaaataaattatttatctttttcaaacttttaaatatgaagatttattaaataataataaaaataaagtttaagacaACACAGATTGAAACTGACtcatgaaataatttattattttgaattatttttaaaacataaatagatTAAGAAGTCGAGAAAGAGTCACCTACTTTTCAAGAAAAAATACTGATAGCAGATGGAGTTTTAACGACGATAGACACCATCATATGTCTATCACAATTTATGAAGGTAACAAAAATACttacaaaataaatttacaaactaGAAAAAAACTACATATGAAgtgaataaagaaaagaaagagagagagaattAATAGAAAGAGAAAATTACATGATTTGAACTTATGCCATCTAAAGAGCAAACAAATTATCCACTCCAAACTAGTCTTGGCacgataaaatttaatttgattgaattaaaaattaaatatttgttcAATCTAACAAATCATTGTTGacacaaataaacatataatataatttttttatgtccaTTTTGCAATCAATGTTAAATGTTTATGGTTGTCCCTCTTAATAGTAtcaatctttaacatttttttattttctccttaaacgtgtaattttttttatttcttaaagtaTTTACTGGAACAAGCCTAATAACTAATTATTCGCATTCTATAAATTCATTAAGGGGTAAATGTAAGTAACGAgctttaaaattaattcatacccAGAATGGGGATTGAACCCTCAACTACTAATTACAATACACTGAACACTTATTGATAAcatataatcatttttattttcaataaatatgatcacaaaatgatatataattagCCCATAGACCATAGTTAATATAAGATAACTATTAACAAGCATCAGTTTTGAGTGACAAATAGATTTTACAAATAGATTTTAGATATGAAATTCGAATttaaggctccgtttgtttgccagtaaaatattttccgaaaaataatttctggaaaataacttacttttctggaaataatttacttttctggtgtttggatgaatctgtgtaaaatattctctgttgtttggcagattttctgaaaatatttcataaaaactgttttaaattaaacaaatatatatttaagaatttattatcttttcattgtttaattgagtttaatatatatattaataaatttatatttta
The sequence above is drawn from the Gossypium hirsutum isolate 1008001.06 chromosome A05, Gossypium_hirsutum_v2.1, whole genome shotgun sequence genome and encodes:
- the LOC107904379 gene encoding dnaJ protein homolog, producing the protein MFGRAPKKSDNTKYYEILGVPKTASQDDLKKAYRKAAIKNHPDKGGDPEKFKELAQAYEVLSDPEKREIYDQYGEDALKEGMGGGGGAHDPFDIFQSFFGGNPFGGGGSSRGRRQRRGEDVIHPLKVSLEDLYNGISKKLSLSRNIICSKCKGKGSKSGASMKCSGCQGSGMKVSIRHLGPSMIQQMQHPCNDCKGTGETINDKDLCPQCKGEKVVQEKKVLEVNVEKGMQNGQKITFPGEADEAPDTVTGDIVFVLQQKDHPKFKRKGDDLFVEHTLTLTEAVCGFQFILTHLDGRQLLIKTHPGEVVKPDQCKAINDEGMPMYQRPFMRGKLYIHFTVDFPDSLAPEQCKALEAVLPSRASVQLTDMELDECEETTLYDVNIEEEMRRKQAQAAQEAYEEDDDMHGGAQRVQCAQQ